One Choristoneura fumiferana chromosome 25, NRCan_CFum_1, whole genome shotgun sequence genomic region harbors:
- the srl gene encoding PGC-1 family member spargel — MESHVLNTFHQARYRTIGHKRMGSTSESISSDGSCNEQQNSPDYPEAQQGEYVEENSYEEESSEYDGEYWSQPAAMSQANNGASSDDDDNVEVVEVDNSPLLDDDYDTLVEGTDYDIIQVYAVHPDLDLEVSSDEEQLEAENVDTAQASEDHDNTQESEGLIEGNMDFDYCETKQEIYQIGLELSLQSPVVSNVDEYFIKDDPKPTLDVQDIKEEFVVKDVDEYFIKETVPVHTEPEISSVDDYFVKDKKSEVTKTSNVVENSTQVEDALEHNDGRVSDQDLVEHETIADVSLNESDLLNILPKVEEVEQCIQDELYKKKGTRRSFSVPQTPFTDMMEGKHCLSFEDLNIVLANLVGDKSTMKCDELPRTLTEEDVNSFLITDKPEQKLDNSDDFTSQDMEIENPVESTITCLNEEPCGTSTPIPKPNVLDFCIEKTAKLQVTDIKPEADDFVDVESCNDAAIPVLAANNLNSLLEQFEANEKFATKPKKSVAKEEPKPKANGLTNGMRLQDAGVQLNKNKMRQILMPPTKSTAIKRSPSPMKSDHDYCTTKKRHSLPALKGGQSLLKPEVLSSNSRILNSRHRSCKNKRVVYHLSSDDESEKCTKNKKNSRDDSDVKIKKSTLKQPIKQPTPSNCRKKLSPNHSASNTCKNDLSVMNNITCKASDDAYSQTKTSIRLTIKNQSEVIMNNCDHEDYRSDKKHIKKCTSSVRNKVNNITVSDIQELGSKKHKYVNSSNDIISVIKDEPRPKDENFYTALFSNKCDVQIPHQMELKPEKRPREDDSKMIIDSCNKTEVDQPQKKKKLNLQEYKLRRSVTSNNSSVTVSPEAIFPDLPSPYPLEKVANNSTNLTPPNGVVNEIEQKNPEAPKKIFDPIREASRKILLNSKKQKAEAMRKRDEDIVMRKIPKVENLELQPLISDAEMLKIVGGLTPEKVPEVIKDKKPKNKEYKELVLVSVGTNTEKTIKQNEKPSPKEKRKSSSPPMDAKALINFKIKKSDAVLKQNVFDAMKRHSPEDKKNSDTKIDKTRFKNITAALKSAEKQVNPKIASNSLFASIQDVVMKKAPEEQVEKPNQLTSKSPKTYRTVIVRDYDVKADHGEDKIILHLSKHRRKPKSASVSVQTEQMEPKVVKPQPKPSVSKERSPIQRQRRDSDMSMSSQGSPCSVDKSVSIDDSITTPKQSVQRSRSIEKRSRSIERRHSNDKRSRSRDKRSRSRGYDKYRRRSRSRSRRRRRTRSRSVRGRRSRSIDRYRRRRRDSPYKRKRTRSPYRRRSPSVRRDYRSNRSPSRSRSRHGSTRSKSPRKSPPKIEKKNDVTYTPPLRKPTISESSDSSSSSSSSSSSSSSSSDDSRNTTRSCSPRREEPFRRKGYRSYSPEDRDSNKPVEERRIVFVGKLEKDSTKASLRASFSKFGHIIEVRLHNKEDGTRYGFVTFECGRDAWSAVEAAAQFPQYDVGFGGRRAFCRQSYADLDGIEAEYTESAFHGAPAAPVRRNDMSFEQMLLDVKQKLSQRKKEEDK, encoded by the exons ATGGAGTCACATGTTTTGAATACATTTCACCAGGCTCGATACCGTACTATCGGGCACAAGAGGATGGGGTCAACCAGTGAGTCAATCTCTTCAGACGGCAGCTGCAATGAGCAGCAGAACAGCCCCGACTACCCGGAAGCCCAGCAGGGGGAGTATGTCGAAGAAAATAGTTATGAGGAGGAGAGTTCAGAGTATGATGGAGAATATTGGAGTCAGCCT GCTGCCATGAGCCAAGCAAACAATGGCGCAAGTtcagatgatgatgacaacGTAGAAGTCGTAGAAGTCGATAATAGTCCATTACTAGACGATGACTATGACACTCTAGTTGAGGGCACAGACTATGATATAATCCAAGTCTATGCGGTCCATCCTGATTTAGACCTTGAAGTTTCCTCTGATGAAGAGCAATTAGAAGCTGAGAATGTAGATACAGCACAAGCGTCAGAGGACCATGACAATACACAAGAATCCGAAGGTCTTATAGAAGGAAATATGGACTTCGATTATTGTGAAACAAAGCAAGAAATATACCAGATTGGTTTAGAATTAAGCCTTCAGAGTCCAGTTGTTTCAAATGTAGACGAATATTTCATTAAAGATGATCCGAAACCAACCTTGGATGTACAGGATATTAAGGAGGAATTTGTCGTCAAAGATGTAGATGAATATTTCATAAAGGAAACTGTACCAGTACACACAGAGCCCGAAATTTCCAGTGTTGATGACTACTTTGTCAAAGATAAAAAGTCAGAAGTTACAAAAACTTCCAATGTTGTCGAGAACAGTACTCAGGTTGAAGATGCATTGGAACACAATGATGGTAGAGTGTCTGATCAAGACCTGGTTGAGCACGAAACAATAGCAGATGTCTCATTAAATGAATCTGATCTGTTAAATATCTTACCAAAAGTTGAAGAAGTAGAACAATGTATACAAGATGAGTTATATAAGAAAAAAGGCACGCGAAGATCCTTTTCAGTGCCTCAAACCCCTTTCACAGATATGATGGAAGGCAAACACTGTTTAAGCTTTGAAGATTTAAACATAGTTTTGGCTAATTTGGTTGGGGATAAATCTACTATGAAATGCGATGAACTCCCGCGCACGTTGACCGAAGAAGACGTCAACAGCTTTCTCATTACCGATAAACCCGAGCAAAAATTAGATAACAGTGATGATTTCACTTCTCAAGATATGGAAATAGAAAATCCTGTCGAATCCACCATCACTTGCTTGAATGAGGAACCTTGTGGAACTTCGACTCCTATACCCAAACCAAACGTTTTAGATTTTTGTATcgaaaaaacggctaaacttcAGGTTACCGATATCAAACCGGAGGCAGATGACTTCGTTGACGTAGAATCTTGCAATGACGCTGCCATACCAGTGCTCGCGGCGAACAATCTGAACTCTCTCCTCGAACAGTTTGAAGCAAACGAAAAATTTGCCACAAAGCCAAAAAAGTCTGTTGCCAAGGAAGAGCCAAAGCCCAAAGCTAACGGATTGACAAACGGTATGCGTTTGCAAGACGCCGGCGTTCAGCTTAACAAGAACAAAATGCGGCAAATACTG ATGCCGCCGACGAAAAGTACAGCGATAAAGCGCTCGCCCAGCCCAATGAAATCAGATCATGATTATTGCACGACGAAAAAGCGCCACAGTTTGCCAGCACTCAAAGGCGGCCAGAGTCTCCTCAAACCAGAAGTACTGTCAAGTAACAGCAGAATATTAAATTCGAGGCATAGGTCGTGTAAAAACAAAAGAGTTGTGTACCACCTCAGCAGTGATGATGAGAGTGAAAAATGCACTAAAAACAAGAAGAATTCTCGCGACGACAgcgatgtaaaaataaaaaagtcgaCACTCAAACAACCTATAAAACAGCCGACACCATCGAACTGTCGTAAGAAACTTTCTCCCAACCACAGTGCTAGTAATACTTGTAAAAATGACTTATCTGTGATGAATAATATTACTTGCAAAGCTAGTGATGATGCATATAGTCAAACGAAAACTAGTATTAGGTTAACGATTAAGAATCAATCTGAAGTTATAATGAATAACTGTGATCATGAAGACTATCGGAGtgataaaaaacatattaaaaagtgtacatCTAGTGTTAGAAATAAAGTGAACAATATAACTGTAAGTGATATACAGGAACTAGGtagcaaaaaacataaatatgtaaatagtaGTAACGATATTATAAGTGTAATAAAAGATGAACCCCGTCCAAAAGACGAAAACTTTTATACTGCTCTGTTTAGTAACAAATGCGATGTCCAAATACCACACCAGATGGAATTGAAACCTGAGAAAAGGCCCAGGGAAGATGATAGCAAAATGATAATTGATAGTTGTAACAAAACTGAAGTAGATCAGCCtcagaaaaagaaaaagttgaATCTACAGGAGTACAAGTTAAGACGATCAGTTACTTCCAACAACAGCTCCGTAACTGTCAGCCCTGAGGCAATATTCCCTGACTTACCAAGCCCATATCCTCTAGAAAAAGTGGCCAACAACTCTACAAATCTTACGCCTCCCAATGGCGTAGTTAATGAAATAGAACAAAAGAATCCCGAGGCCcctaaaaaaatctttgatCCAATCAGAGAAGCGTCAAGAAAGATCTTGTTAAATAGCAAGAAACAGAAAGCAGAGGCGATGCGAAAGAGAGACGAAGATATAGTCATGCGTAAGATACCAAAAGTTGAGAATTTAGAGCTGCAACCTTTGATTAGTGATGCcgaaatgttaaaaatagtTGGTGGTTTGACTCCAGAAAAGGTGCCTGAAGTTATTAAAGACAAAAAACCgaaaaataaagaatacaaagAATTGGTTCTAGTTAGTGTTGGTACGAACACGGAAAAgacaattaaacaaaatgaaaaaccaTCACCAAAAGAGAAGAGAAAATCTTCGTCGCCGCCTATGGATGCAAAGGCTCTTatcaatttcaaaataaaaaaatccgacGCTGTTCTGAAACAAAATGTATTCGACGCAATGAAGAGACATAGCCCAGAGGACAAGAAGAACTCAGATACAAAGATAGATAaaacaagatttaaaaatattaccgCAGCTTTGAAGAGTGCAGAGAAGCAAGTTAATCCTAAAATAGCTAGTAATTCATTATTCGCTTCCATACAAGATGTAGTAATGAAGAAAGCACCAGAAGAACAAGTAGAGAAACCGAACCAACTGACTTCAAAGTCGCCTAAGACTTACAGAACAGTGATAGTACGTGATTATGATGTCAAAGCAGATCACGGCGAAGACAAGATTATTTTACATCTGAGCAAACACAGAAGAAAACCTAAATCTGCAAGTGTTAGTGTTCAAACTGAACAAATGGAACCCAAAGTGGTTAAACCTCAACCTAAACCATCAGTTAGTAAAGAGCGGAGTCCTATCCAAAGACAACGTAGAGATAGCGACATGTCTATGTCAAGTCAAGGCAGTCCTTGCAGCGTAGATAAATCTGTCAGTATAGATGATTCTATCACAACACCCAAGCAATCCGTCCAACGTTCGCGTTCTATCGAGAAGCGTTCACGCTCTATAGAACGACGACATTCGAACGACAAGCGATCACGTTCAAGAGACAAGCGATCACGTTCGCGCGGATACGATAAGTACAGACGTCGATCGAGATCGCGAAGTCGTCGACGGAGGAGAACCCGCAGTAGAAGTGTGCGTGGACGACGATCAAGATCGATTGACCGTTATAGAAGACGTAGGAGAGACTCCCCGTACAAACGGAAACGTACCCGGTCGCCGTATCGTCGTCGCTCGCCGTCCGTAAGAAGAGACTACCGGTCTAACAGATCGCCGTCTCGCTCTAGATCGAGACATGGCTCAACACGATCAAAGAGTCCTAGGAAATCGCCACCCAAAATTGAGAAAAAGAACGACGTTACTTACACGCCTCCACTGAGAAAACCAACAATATCTGAGAGCTCCGATTCCTCTAGCAG TTCGTCGTCATCTTCAAGTTCAAGCTCGAGTTCATCTGATGATTCCCGCAACACGACCAGGTCCTGCAGCCCAAGGAGGGAAGAGCCCTTCAGGAGGAAAGGGTACAGGAGCTACAGCCCTGAGGACAG AGACAGCAATAAGCCAGTCGAAGAGAGACGGATAGTGTTCGTCGGCAAGCTAGAGAAGGACAGCACTAAGGCGTCGTTACGAGCTTCGTTTTCCAAGTTCGGACACATTATAGAAGTGCGGCTGCATAATAAAGAGGATGG AACTCGCTACGGTTTCGTGACGTTTGAGTGCGGCCGCGACGCGTGGAGCGCCGTGGAGGCGGCCGCCCAGTTCCCGCAGTACGACGTTGGCTTCGGGGGCCGGCGAGCCTTCTGCCGACAGAGCTACGCCGATCTCG ATGGGATCGAAGCGGAATACACCGAGAGCGCATTCCACGGCGCCCCGGCCGCGCCTGTGCGCCGCAACGACATGTCCTTCGAGCAGATGCTATTGGATGTCAAACAGAAGCTCAGCCAGCGCAAGAAGGAAGAAGACAAGTGA